A stretch of the Pristis pectinata isolate sPriPec2 chromosome 7, sPriPec2.1.pri, whole genome shotgun sequence genome encodes the following:
- the LOC127572329 gene encoding probable gluconokinase isoform X1 codes for MMIVVVMGVCGSGKTTVSSSLAEKIIAFCTACSSQRSAGVQLGWKFFDADDYHSEENKEKMAKGIPLNDEERIPWLCTLHEILLREYSLGANVILACSSLKTMYRSILMGDSSVINRKSENYTEQKHSQLDFNKDVLFVHLHGSMELIMKRLETRKGHFMSASLLQSQFDSLEPPGDIETFITISIEKSIPEIVAEIEKNLGLNL; via the exons gACCACAGTATCTTCATCTCTTGCTGAAAAG ATCATTGCATTTTGTACTGCTTGTTCCTCGCAGAGGTCTGCAGGTGTGCAG ctGGGCTGGAAATTCTTTGATGCTGATGACTACCATTctgaagaaaacaaagaaaagatGGCTAAAGGAATACCACTAAATGATGAG GAGAGAATACCTTGGCTGTGCACTTTGCATGAAATATTACTGAG AGAATATTCACTTGGCGCAAATGTGATCCTAGCATGTTCTTCTCTGAAGACAATGTATCGAAGCATACTAATGGGTGACAGCAGTGTAATCAACAGAAAATCAGAAAACTATACAGAGCAGAAACATTCACAACTTGACTTTAACAAGGACGTTTTGTTTGTGCATCTTCATGGTTCCATGGAACTGATCATGAAGAGGTTAGAAACCAGAAAAGGACATTTCATGTCAGCTTCTTTGCTGCAGTCTCAATTTGACAGCCTGGAACCACCTGGAGACATAGAAACTTTTATTACTATAAGTATTGAGAAAAGCATTCCAGAGATAGTGGCTGAGATTGAAAAAAATCTGGGTCTAAATCTTTAA
- the LOC127572329 gene encoding probable gluconokinase isoform X3 has protein sequence MAKGIPLNDEERIPWLCTLHEILLREYSLGANVILACSSLKTMYRSILMGDSSVINRKSENYTEQKHSQLDFNKDVLFVHLHGSMELIMKRLETRKGHFMSASLLQSQFDSLEPPGDIETFITISIEKSIPEIVAEIEKNLGLNL, from the exons atGGCTAAAGGAATACCACTAAATGATGAG GAGAGAATACCTTGGCTGTGCACTTTGCATGAAATATTACTGAG AGAATATTCACTTGGCGCAAATGTGATCCTAGCATGTTCTTCTCTGAAGACAATGTATCGAAGCATACTAATGGGTGACAGCAGTGTAATCAACAGAAAATCAGAAAACTATACAGAGCAGAAACATTCACAACTTGACTTTAACAAGGACGTTTTGTTTGTGCATCTTCATGGTTCCATGGAACTGATCATGAAGAGGTTAGAAACCAGAAAAGGACATTTCATGTCAGCTTCTTTGCTGCAGTCTCAATTTGACAGCCTGGAACCACCTGGAGACATAGAAACTTTTATTACTATAAGTATTGAGAAAAGCATTCCAGAGATAGTGGCTGAGATTGAAAAAAATCTGGGTCTAAATCTTTAA
- the LOC127572329 gene encoding probable gluconokinase isoform X2 codes for MMIVVVMGVCGSGKTTVSSSLAEKLGWKFFDADDYHSEENKEKMAKGIPLNDEERIPWLCTLHEILLREYSLGANVILACSSLKTMYRSILMGDSSVINRKSENYTEQKHSQLDFNKDVLFVHLHGSMELIMKRLETRKGHFMSASLLQSQFDSLEPPGDIETFITISIEKSIPEIVAEIEKNLGLNL; via the exons gACCACAGTATCTTCATCTCTTGCTGAAAAG ctGGGCTGGAAATTCTTTGATGCTGATGACTACCATTctgaagaaaacaaagaaaagatGGCTAAAGGAATACCACTAAATGATGAG GAGAGAATACCTTGGCTGTGCACTTTGCATGAAATATTACTGAG AGAATATTCACTTGGCGCAAATGTGATCCTAGCATGTTCTTCTCTGAAGACAATGTATCGAAGCATACTAATGGGTGACAGCAGTGTAATCAACAGAAAATCAGAAAACTATACAGAGCAGAAACATTCACAACTTGACTTTAACAAGGACGTTTTGTTTGTGCATCTTCATGGTTCCATGGAACTGATCATGAAGAGGTTAGAAACCAGAAAAGGACATTTCATGTCAGCTTCTTTGCTGCAGTCTCAATTTGACAGCCTGGAACCACCTGGAGACATAGAAACTTTTATTACTATAAGTATTGAGAAAAGCATTCCAGAGATAGTGGCTGAGATTGAAAAAAATCTGGGTCTAAATCTTTAA